Proteins from a genomic interval of Clostridium scatologenes:
- a CDS encoding spore germination protein: MKNKNSKITSILSKISYKKPKHDEEFYIPELIPEDDKQSGKEQNANGQKNSTPKNDSSQNKNNQENAVPNNIDDNLKYMKKSFNYPLNKDIKIREFKIFGSIRAFIIYIDGMVDRNIVNRDILRPLLKNNSSINKEEYSVDYILNSVIETNEAEKVTTMEDAIYGVLLGDTGIYVDNCNYYIFCETKGYEKRAVDKPQVENVISGSQEAFNENLRTNTVLIRRIVRNNNLITEFLKVGERINKPCAIMYINDLVNPALVKEVKRRIINISTDLIIGNGMLEQFIETESNSLLPTILSTERPDRTAANLVDGKIAIICDGEPFALIVPVTITEMLHSPEDMNIRASYGTLLRLIRIFALFVATLLPGLYIAVTNFHQEMIPTELLIAIGTARENVPFPTILEVLLMETSFELIREAGVRVPGTLGTTIGIVGALILGQAAVQASLISPILIIIVAITGLGNFALPNIPFAFGIRIMRVLFIVAGATLGFYGVSLLAITLLILMMDMKSFGVPYMTLIAPKGRKSHDVLRRSPVWKQEFRPDYVNPLDIRKQPEISRDWTIEKPEYSHKKGDSNE; this comes from the coding sequence ATGAAAAATAAAAATAGTAAAATTACAAGTATATTATCTAAAATTTCATATAAAAAACCAAAGCATGATGAAGAATTTTATATACCAGAATTGATTCCAGAGGATGACAAACAGAGTGGCAAGGAGCAGAATGCTAATGGACAAAAGAATTCTACACCAAAAAATGATAGTTCACAAAATAAAAATAATCAAGAAAATGCTGTTCCAAATAACATTGATGACAATTTAAAATATATGAAGAAAAGCTTTAATTATCCTTTAAATAAGGATATAAAAATTCGTGAATTTAAAATATTTGGAAGTATAAGAGCATTTATTATATACATTGATGGTATGGTAGATAGAAATATTGTGAATAGAGATATTTTAAGACCATTATTGAAAAATAATTCATCAATAAATAAGGAAGAGTATAGTGTTGACTATATACTAAATAGTGTTATAGAAACAAATGAAGCTGAAAAGGTAACTACTATGGAGGATGCTATATATGGTGTGCTTCTAGGTGATACAGGGATATATGTAGATAATTGTAATTACTATATTTTTTGTGAAACTAAGGGATATGAAAAAAGAGCTGTTGACAAACCACAGGTTGAAAATGTCATAAGTGGATCCCAAGAAGCTTTTAATGAAAACTTAAGAACTAATACTGTTTTAATTAGAAGAATTGTGAGAAATAATAATCTTATAACAGAATTTTTAAAGGTTGGAGAGAGAATTAATAAACCCTGTGCGATTATGTATATAAATGATTTGGTAAATCCTGCATTGGTAAAAGAAGTAAAAAGAAGAATAATCAATATAAGTACAGATCTTATTATTGGTAATGGAATGTTGGAACAGTTCATAGAAACTGAATCAAATTCGCTGCTGCCAACTATTTTAAGCACTGAAAGGCCAGATAGAACTGCTGCTAATCTTGTAGATGGGAAAATAGCTATAATTTGTGATGGAGAGCCTTTTGCATTAATAGTCCCTGTTACTATAACTGAAATGCTTCATTCTCCAGAAGATATGAATATAAGAGCTTCTTATGGAACTTTATTGAGACTTATAAGAATATTTGCACTTTTTGTTGCTACTCTTTTACCAGGACTATATATTGCAGTAACGAACTTTCATCAGGAAATGATACCTACTGAGCTTTTAATAGCAATAGGTACTGCAAGAGAAAATGTACCATTTCCAACTATACTTGAAGTTCTACTTATGGAAACTTCCTTTGAGCTTATAAGAGAAGCAGGAGTTAGGGTCCCTGGTACTCTTGGCACTACTATTGGTATTGTAGGAGCATTGATATTAGGGCAGGCTGCAGTTCAAGCAAGCTTAATAAGTCCTATATTGATAATTATTGTTGCTATAACTGGACTTGGAAACTTTGCATTGCCTAATATACCATTTGCCTTTGGAATAAGAATAATGAGAGTACTTTTTATAGTTGCTGGAGCAACTTTGGGGTTTTATGGAGTATCACTTTTAGCAATAACTTTATTGATATTAATGATGGATATGAAATCCTTTGGAGTACCTTATATGACACTTATTGCGCCAAAAGGGAGAAAAAGCCATGATGTTTTAAGAAGAAGTCCTGTTTGGAAGCAGGAATTTAGACCAGACTATGTTAATCCATTAGATATAAGAAAGCAGCCTGAAATTTCAAGAGATTGGACCATTGAAAAGCCTGAATACAGCCATAAAAAAGGAGATAGTAATGAGTAA
- a CDS encoding inorganic phosphate transporter, whose product MISIFIIVVIVLALTFDYINGFHDTANAIATVVGTKVLTPTQALLMSATLNFVGAMLNTEVASTIGKGIVKEGVATPELITMALIGAIAWNLITWYFGIPSSSSHALIGALIGAAVAFHKFDFGVIKWKGFFNKIIIPLITSPIAGLIIGFVFMMALIWIFHKTSNVKSSRIFKRLQIVSAAFMSYSHGSNDAQKSMGIITLALVAGGFLKNFQVLWEVKLACAAAMAFGTMSGGWKIIKTMGVNMIKLDPINGFAAETAAAITIQTATFMGAPVSTTHIITSSIMGVGAAKRISAVRWNLAKNILVAWVLTIPCSAAIAGVCTLIFYR is encoded by the coding sequence ATGATTAGTATATTTATCATAGTTGTTATAGTATTGGCACTTACTTTCGACTATATAAACGGGTTTCATGATACTGCCAATGCCATAGCAACCGTAGTTGGTACTAAAGTATTGACTCCTACTCAGGCGTTATTGATGTCTGCTACACTGAATTTTGTAGGAGCCATGTTAAATACTGAGGTGGCTTCAACTATAGGTAAGGGAATTGTGAAGGAAGGTGTAGCTACACCTGAGCTGATAACTATGGCTCTAATTGGAGCCATTGCTTGGAATTTGATTACTTGGTATTTTGGAATACCAAGCAGCTCTTCGCATGCACTTATAGGTGCACTTATAGGAGCTGCAGTAGCCTTTCATAAGTTTGATTTTGGTGTTATCAAATGGAAGGGCTTTTTTAATAAAATTATTATTCCTCTTATTACGTCACCTATAGCAGGATTAATAATTGGATTTGTATTTATGATGGCTTTAATATGGATTTTTCATAAGACTAGTAATGTCAAGTCTAGCAGAATTTTTAAAAGGCTTCAGATCGTGTCTGCTGCATTTATGTCCTATAGCCATGGTTCAAATGATGCTCAAAAATCTATGGGAATTATAACATTGGCACTAGTGGCTGGTGGATTTTTAAAAAATTTTCAGGTTTTATGGGAAGTTAAACTTGCCTGTGCTGCAGCTATGGCCTTTGGAACTATGTCAGGTGGCTGGAAAATCATTAAGACCATGGGTGTAAATATGATTAAACTTGACCCTATAAATGGTTTTGCTGCTGAAACTGCTGCAGCTATTACTATACAGACTGCAACTTTTATGGGGGCTCCTGTTAGTACAACACATATTATTACTTCTTCTATTATGGGTGTTGGTGCAGCTAAAAGAATTTCAGCTGTAAGATGGAATCTTGCAAAAAATATACTTGTGGCTTGGGTTCTGACAATTCCTTGCAGTGCTGCAATAGCAGGTGTGTGTACTTTAATATTTTATAGATAG
- a CDS encoding DUF47 domain-containing protein, which yields MFSIKPKDNMFFDLFTQGVKISNSAAKELRTLMDELGNPDERLAKLTDLEHEGDKVTHSLIEYTNKMFITPLDREDIITITREIDNVTDNIDATGHRFYMYYMDKPTNEAMNMLDKLVAATKELVDIVSELKNLHKSTTMIDKVIYVNTIENEADQIYRKAVRKLFENPSDVLYITKWKDIYKYIEDSIDSCEKLANQIRGVVMKYD from the coding sequence ATGTTTAGTATAAAACCAAAAGATAATATGTTTTTTGATCTTTTCACACAAGGTGTAAAAATTTCAAATTCAGCTGCAAAGGAATTACGTACACTTATGGACGAACTTGGCAATCCAGATGAAAGACTTGCAAAACTAACAGATCTTGAGCATGAAGGTGACAAAGTCACTCACAGCCTTATAGAATACACAAATAAAATGTTTATTACGCCGCTGGATAGAGAAGATATAATTACTATTACTAGAGAAATAGATAATGTTACAGATAATATTGATGCAACAGGACATAGGTTTTATATGTATTACATGGATAAGCCAACAAATGAAGCAATGAATATGCTGGATAAACTTGTAGCAGCTACAAAAGAACTTGTAGATATAGTGTCTGAATTAAAAAATCTTCATAAGAGCACTACTATGATTGATAAGGTAATATACGTCAATACAATTGAGAATGAAGCAGATCAAATATATAGAAAGGCTGTTAGAAAACTTTTTGAAAATCCATCGGATGTACTTTATATAACAAAATGGAAGGATATATATAAATATATAGAGGATAGCATAGACTCCTGTGAAAAGCTTGCAAATCAAATAAGGGGAGTTGTTATGAAATATGATTAG
- a CDS encoding bifunctional 4-hydroxy-2-oxoglutarate aldolase/2-dehydro-3-deoxy-phosphogluconate aldolase gives MKRIETIQRIIEAGVVAVIRAESKEQGIKVIDAVKKGGIKALEITMTVPGAIDIIKEISDIYKDEDVIIGAGTVLDPETARACILAGARYIVSPCLNIETIKLCNRYRIPIMPGIMTVKEAVEALEYGAEILKVFPANAYGPSIISSFKGPIPQGNFMPTGGVNLDNIKDWIKAGAIAVGTGSDLTKGAKTGNYELVTETAAKFIEEVRKAREK, from the coding sequence ATGAAAAGAATTGAAACTATACAGAGAATAATTGAAGCTGGTGTTGTAGCAGTAATAAGGGCAGAATCAAAAGAACAAGGTATAAAGGTTATAGATGCAGTAAAAAAAGGTGGAATAAAGGCTTTAGAAATAACAATGACTGTACCAGGTGCAATTGATATTATAAAAGAGATATCAGATATATATAAAGATGAAGATGTAATAATAGGAGCTGGAACAGTTCTTGATCCAGAAACTGCCAGAGCTTGTATACTTGCTGGAGCCAGATACATAGTAAGTCCATGTCTTAATATAGAAACTATTAAGCTATGTAACAGATATAGAATACCTATAATGCCAGGAATAATGACTGTTAAAGAAGCAGTAGAAGCTCTTGAATATGGGGCTGAAATATTGAAAGTATTTCCAGCAAATGCATATGGACCTTCAATTATAAGTTCTTTTAAAGGACCTATACCACAGGGAAACTTTATGCCGACTGGTGGAGTTAATCTGGATAACATTAAAGATTGGATAAAAGCAGGAGCTATAGCCGTTGGGACTGGATCGGATTTAACTAAAGGAGCTAAAACTGGAAACTATGAATTAGTTACTGAAACAGCAGCTAAATTTATTGAAGAAGTAAGAAAAGCCAGAGAAAAATAA
- a CDS encoding lactate racemase domain-containing protein, translated as MNKFVISLEKDFISQVEIEQQINVLIEQCELHNVKRILIIPPDFTRCYSMAGEITQILYKKLSQHYHINIMPALGTHMSMDNEELDKMFGSEIPRDAFLIHDWRKDTVSLGKVPSEFVSGISNGLFAEEIEVEVNKHLVSGEYGLILSVGQVVPHEVVGMANYSKNIFVGCGGRQMINKSHMLSAVCGMEKAMGVCDTPARLVFDYAQEHYLSDLPLVYIQTVTTIKNNVTELNGLYMGNKRTVFEQAVKRSQELNITYVEKPVKKVVAYLDEHELKTTWVGNKGIYRTRKIVADGGELILLAPGVRKFGENEETDVEIRKYGYKGRDYVLNLYNTVPDMKAKMMIAAHLIQGSSDDRFKITYATQHLAKEEIEGVGFNYMPLKEAYKLYDPDKLEDGYNTLENGEEIYFVRTPAMGLWTIKE; from the coding sequence ATGAATAAATTTGTAATTTCTTTAGAAAAAGATTTCATTTCTCAAGTTGAAATAGAGCAGCAAATTAATGTATTGATTGAACAGTGTGAGCTGCACAATGTAAAAAGGATTCTTATTATACCTCCTGATTTTACAAGATGCTATTCTATGGCAGGAGAAATTACACAAATTTTATATAAAAAGCTCTCCCAGCATTATCATATAAATATAATGCCTGCACTTGGAACTCATATGTCAATGGATAATGAAGAATTGGATAAGATGTTTGGAAGTGAAATTCCAAGAGATGCTTTTTTAATTCATGACTGGAGAAAAGACACTGTATCACTAGGAAAAGTACCAAGTGAATTTGTATCTGGTATTTCCAATGGATTGTTTGCTGAAGAGATAGAAGTAGAAGTAAATAAGCATCTGGTAAGTGGCGAATATGGTCTCATATTATCCGTTGGACAAGTAGTACCTCATGAAGTTGTGGGTATGGCAAACTACAGTAAGAATATTTTTGTAGGATGTGGTGGAAGACAGATGATCAACAAATCTCATATGCTCAGTGCTGTTTGTGGAATGGAAAAAGCCATGGGAGTATGTGATACTCCTGCACGATTGGTATTTGACTATGCTCAAGAACATTATTTGTCAGATTTACCACTTGTTTATATACAAACTGTTACTACAATAAAAAATAATGTAACAGAACTTAATGGACTATACATGGGAAATAAAAGGACTGTATTTGAGCAAGCAGTGAAACGCAGTCAGGAATTAAATATAACATACGTAGAAAAGCCAGTAAAAAAAGTAGTAGCATATCTTGATGAACATGAGCTTAAAACCACCTGGGTAGGAAACAAAGGAATTTACAGAACAAGAAAAATTGTTGCAGATGGTGGAGAACTTATACTTTTAGCACCTGGAGTAAGAAAATTTGGAGAAAATGAAGAAACTGACGTTGAAATACGTAAATATGGATATAAGGGAAGGGACTATGTGTTGAATTTATATAATACTGTGCCTGATATGAAGGCAAAGATGATGATTGCAGCACATTTAATTCAAGGTTCCAGTGATGATAGATTTAAGATTACTTATGCAACTCAGCATTTAGCCAAGGAGGAAATTGAAGGGGTCGGATTCAACTATATGCCGCTTAAAGAAGCATATAAGCTGTATGATCCTGACAAACTAGAAGATGGCTACAATACACTTGAAAATGGTGAAGAAATTTATTTTGTCAGAACACCTGCAATGGGACTTTGGACAATAAAAGAATAA
- a CDS encoding zinc-binding alcohol dehydrogenase family protein produces MKSVYLESPNNIKIKEVEKPVRKENEALIKIKSVGICGSDIGAYRGVNPLVSYPRIIGHELAGEVVEIGENSKGIKAGDKVIIDPYIYCGKCYPCSIGRTNCCTDLKVLGVHIDGGMVEFFAHPSELLWKVPDNIPWEQVPAAEPLTIALHAIHRTKVTAGEHVVIIGAGAIGLLAALSAIAYNAVPILLDIVDERLSFANGIGIKHTINAMDKEAVEKIKQITNGRMAEVVIEASGSNAAIRNTLDYVSNAGRVALTGWPKKETSLPTNLFTMKEIDIRGSRTSAGEFEEALKLMSEGTVDVKSIISKVIKLEEVPEAVKELSEHPERYLKINALI; encoded by the coding sequence ATGAAATCAGTATATTTAGAATCACCAAATAATATTAAAATCAAAGAGGTTGAAAAACCTGTTAGAAAAGAAAATGAAGCATTAATAAAAATCAAGTCAGTAGGAATATGTGGATCAGATATAGGAGCCTATAGAGGAGTGAACCCTTTAGTTAGTTATCCAAGAATAATAGGTCATGAATTAGCAGGCGAGGTTGTAGAAATTGGAGAAAATAGCAAAGGAATAAAAGCAGGAGATAAAGTAATTATTGATCCATATATTTATTGTGGAAAATGTTATCCTTGCAGCATAGGCAGAACAAATTGTTGTACAGATTTAAAAGTGTTGGGAGTTCATATTGATGGAGGTATGGTGGAATTCTTTGCTCATCCTTCAGAATTATTATGGAAGGTTCCAGATAATATTCCATGGGAGCAAGTTCCAGCAGCAGAACCTTTAACAATAGCCTTACATGCTATTCATAGAACTAAAGTTACAGCAGGAGAACATGTAGTTATAATTGGAGCAGGTGCAATAGGTCTTTTAGCTGCTTTGTCTGCAATAGCTTATAATGCAGTTCCAATATTATTGGATATTGTTGATGAAAGATTAAGCTTTGCAAATGGAATAGGTATAAAACATACAATTAATGCTATGGATAAAGAGGCAGTAGAAAAAATAAAACAGATTACTAATGGAAGAATGGCAGAAGTAGTAATTGAAGCTTCAGGATCAAATGCAGCTATAAGAAACACACTTGATTATGTATCAAATGCAGGAAGAGTGGCACTTACAGGATGGCCTAAAAAGGAGACAAGCCTTCCAACAAACTTATTTACTATGAAAGAAATTGATATTAGAGGTTCAAGAACTAGTGCTGGAGAATTTGAAGAAGCATTAAAGCTAATGTCAGAAGGAACTGTAGATGTCAAGAGCATAATTAGCAAGGTGATAAAATTAGAAGAAGTTCCAGAAGCTGTAAAAGAACTTTCTGAGCATCCAGAAAGATATTTAAAAATAAATGCCCTTATATAG
- a CDS encoding gluconate:H+ symporter yields the protein MPLLIVAMGVVVLLFLMITLKVNGFISLVFVSLMVGIAEGMPASKVLTSIQNGVGGTLGSLALILGFGAMLGKLIADTGAAQKIATTLINKFGKKNIQWALVITGFIVGLTMFYEVGFVLLIPLVFTVAASTELPLLYVGVPMAAALSVTHCFLPPHPGPTAIAAIYNANISMTLVYGIIIAVPTVIIAGPIFSKFLKRFEKEPPKGLYNPKIFKEEELPSFAISVFTAIIPVILMTLAAVCEMTLPKTSGLRQVFEFLGSPVMAMFIAVIVGIFTLGINRGQKVAEVMAMLEESISGIAMILLIIAGGGALKQVLVDSGVSKYIAVLMSGTHMSPLLLAWLVAAILRLTLGSATVASMTTAGIVLPIIATSHANPALMVLATGAGSVIFSHVNDPGFWMFKEYFNLSVGETLSSWSILETLISVLGLIGVLILGMFV from the coding sequence ATGCCTTTATTAATTGTAGCTATGGGTGTTGTAGTATTACTATTTCTAATGATTACTTTAAAAGTAAACGGTTTTATATCTCTTGTATTTGTTTCTTTAATGGTTGGTATAGCTGAGGGAATGCCTGCAAGTAAAGTACTAACCTCAATACAAAATGGTGTTGGAGGTACCTTAGGCAGTTTGGCTTTAATACTAGGTTTTGGAGCTATGCTTGGTAAGCTTATTGCTGATACTGGAGCAGCTCAGAAAATTGCAACTACACTTATTAACAAGTTCGGTAAGAAGAACATTCAATGGGCTCTTGTTATAACGGGATTTATTGTTGGACTTACCATGTTTTACGAAGTAGGTTTTGTTCTTTTGATACCTTTAGTTTTCACAGTTGCAGCTTCTACTGAATTGCCTCTTTTGTATGTAGGTGTACCTATGGCTGCAGCACTTTCTGTTACTCATTGCTTCTTACCGCCTCATCCAGGTCCAACAGCTATAGCTGCAATATACAATGCAAATATAAGTATGACATTGGTATATGGAATTATAATTGCAGTACCTACAGTAATTATAGCTGGACCTATTTTTTCAAAGTTTTTAAAAAGATTTGAAAAGGAACCACCAAAAGGATTATATAACCCTAAAATATTTAAAGAAGAAGAATTACCAAGCTTTGCTATAAGTGTTTTTACGGCAATTATTCCAGTTATACTAATGACACTTGCAGCTGTATGTGAAATGACACTTCCTAAGACGTCAGGATTAAGGCAAGTCTTTGAATTTTTGGGATCTCCAGTTATGGCTATGTTTATTGCAGTTATAGTTGGGATATTTACATTAGGAATTAATAGAGGACAAAAAGTTGCAGAAGTAATGGCTATGCTAGAGGAATCCATTAGTGGAATTGCAATGATCCTTTTAATAATTGCTGGTGGTGGAGCACTTAAGCAGGTTTTAGTAGATTCTGGTGTAAGTAAATACATAGCAGTGTTAATGTCAGGAACCCATATGTCACCTTTGCTTTTAGCATGGCTTGTTGCAGCTATACTTCGTTTAACCTTAGGTTCAGCAACAGTTGCATCCATGACTACAGCAGGAATTGTACTTCCAATAATAGCAACATCTCATGCTAATCCAGCTTTAATGGTATTAGCAACTGGAGCAGGAAGTGTAATATTCTCACACGTAAACGATCCAGGATTTTGGATGTTCAAAGAATACTTTAATTTAAGTGTTGGAGAAACTTTAAGTTCATGGTCAATATTGGAAACTTTAATTTCAGTTTTAGGATTAATAGGAGTATTAATTCTTGGTATGTTTGTATAA
- a CDS encoding SDR family oxidoreductase, which produces MNLPFQIDLKDKVVVITGAGGILCSGFAKAVAQCGAKVALLDLNKKAADAVAEEIKAAGGIAVGVETNVLDVESIKKARNEVNERFGLCDILINGAGGNNPKGTTSKDYLFKEDLENKEEGIKTFFDLDPKGIEFVFNLNFLGTLLPTQIFVKDMIGKEGAAILNISSMNAFTPLTRIPAYSGAKAAVSNFTQWLAVHLSKVGVRVNAIAPGFFLTNQNRGLLVNSDGSYTERAQKIINATPMGRYGEVEELTGTLLWLLNSKASGFVNGVVVPVDGGFSAYSGV; this is translated from the coding sequence ATGAATTTACCATTTCAAATAGATTTGAAGGACAAGGTTGTAGTGATTACTGGTGCAGGTGGAATACTTTGCAGTGGCTTTGCAAAAGCAGTAGCACAGTGTGGAGCTAAGGTTGCATTGCTTGATTTAAACAAGAAAGCTGCAGATGCAGTTGCAGAAGAGATAAAAGCAGCTGGTGGAATTGCAGTTGGTGTTGAAACAAACGTTCTTGATGTTGAAAGTATAAAAAAAGCAAGAAATGAAGTGAATGAAAGATTTGGTCTTTGTGACATTTTAATAAATGGTGCAGGTGGAAATAATCCAAAAGGTACTACTTCAAAGGATTATTTATTTAAAGAAGACTTGGAAAATAAAGAAGAAGGAATTAAAACTTTCTTTGACCTAGATCCTAAAGGAATTGAATTTGTTTTTAATTTGAACTTTTTGGGAACATTACTTCCTACTCAAATTTTTGTAAAGGATATGATAGGCAAGGAAGGTGCAGCTATATTAAATATTTCTTCCATGAATGCATTTACACCTCTTACTAGAATTCCAGCTTATAGTGGAGCTAAAGCAGCAGTTTCAAACTTTACTCAATGGCTTGCGGTTCATCTTTCAAAGGTAGGAGTAAGAGTAAATGCCATAGCACCTGGATTTTTTCTCACAAATCAAAATAGAGGATTGCTTGTAAACTCAGATGGAAGCTATACTGAAAGAGCTCAAAAGATAATAAATGCCACTCCAATGGGACGTTATGGAGAAGTGGAAGAGTTAACAGGAACACTTCTTTGGCTTTTAAACAGTAAAGCTTCAGGTTTTGTAAATGGAGTAGTTGTACCAGTAGATGGGGGATTCTCTGCTTATTCAGGAGTTTAA
- the uxuA gene encoding mannonate dehydratase, whose protein sequence is MKMTFRWYGDDDKVTLDQIKQIPGMTGIVSAIYDIPVGEVWPMEKITALKEKIEAHGLEFSVIESVPVHEDIKLGLPSRDKYIDNYCQTLRNLSKAGIKVVCYNFMPVFDWTRSELAHELPDGSNALIYKHETVLKMDPVKGELSLPGWDSSYTKEGMQDLLEQYKSITEEDLWNNLRYFLQHVIAVADEVAIKMAIHQDDPPWSIFGLPRIIKNKEDLEKLINLVDSPNNGITLCSGSLGVDPNNNVPELIRYFGKKGRIHFGHCRNVKITGEKCFEEASHRSEDGSLDMFEIMKAYHDIGFDGPIRPDHGRMIWGETGRPGYGLYDRALGATYLNGIWEALEKTNK, encoded by the coding sequence ATGAAGATGACATTTAGATGGTATGGTGACGATGATAAAGTGACTTTAGACCAGATAAAACAGATACCAGGAATGACAGGAATTGTATCAGCAATTTACGATATTCCTGTAGGTGAAGTATGGCCAATGGAAAAAATAACAGCTTTAAAAGAAAAAATTGAGGCTCATGGATTAGAATTTTCTGTAATTGAAAGTGTTCCAGTACATGAGGATATAAAACTGGGACTTCCATCAAGAGATAAATATATAGATAACTACTGCCAAACATTAAGAAACTTATCTAAAGCAGGTATAAAGGTAGTATGTTACAATTTTATGCCAGTATTTGATTGGACAAGATCTGAATTAGCTCATGAATTACCAGATGGTTCAAATGCATTAATATATAAACATGAAACTGTTTTAAAAATGGATCCAGTAAAAGGAGAGTTATCACTTCCTGGCTGGGATTCAAGCTATACAAAAGAAGGTATGCAAGACCTATTAGAGCAGTATAAAAGCATAACAGAAGAGGATTTATGGAATAATTTAAGATATTTCTTACAACATGTTATTGCGGTAGCTGACGAGGTAGCAATTAAAATGGCTATACATCAGGATGATCCACCTTGGTCAATATTCGGATTACCAAGAATAATAAAGAACAAGGAAGACCTTGAAAAGCTTATCAATTTGGTAGATAGTCCTAATAATGGCATAACTTTATGCTCAGGATCTTTAGGTGTTGATCCAAATAACAATGTACCTGAATTAATTCGTTACTTTGGTAAAAAGGGAAGAATTCATTTTGGACATTGCAGAAACGTGAAAATCACAGGAGAGAAATGTTTTGAAGAAGCTTCACATAGAAGTGAAGATGGCTCATTAGATATGTTTGAAATTATGAAAGCTTATCATGATATAGGTTTTGATGGACCAATAAGACCAGATCACGGAAGAATGATTTGGGGAGAAACAGGAAGACCAGGATATGGACTTTATGATAGAGCATTAGGTGCAACATATTTAAATGGTATATGGGAAGCATTAGAAAAGACAAATAAGTAA
- a CDS encoding GntR family transcriptional regulator, which produces MKLLEKLKGENGKDYAYRVLKDNIMTLELKPGEYISESELSQQLNISRTPIREVLMKLKEEHLIEVKPQIGTYVSLIDKHLIEEALFMRYFLEKEAMKLACASFPEDKLIELEKNLVSQRHIAGKQNLEKEFHNLDIRFHGIIFEGVNLEEVWKGILKISTHYNRLRLISEIRYSNKVFIEQHEQFFNIIKNKDVDSVEMLINDHVSNPKKGWESIFNEDSQYKDYFK; this is translated from the coding sequence ATGAAATTACTAGAAAAATTAAAAGGCGAAAATGGAAAGGATTATGCATACAGGGTTCTAAAAGATAATATTATGACTTTAGAGCTTAAACCAGGTGAATATATCAGCGAATCAGAGTTATCACAGCAATTAAATATTTCAAGGACTCCAATTCGTGAGGTATTGATGAAATTAAAAGAAGAGCACCTTATAGAGGTAAAACCTCAAATAGGTACTTATGTGTCATTAATAGATAAACATCTTATTGAAGAAGCACTTTTTATGAGGTATTTTTTGGAAAAGGAAGCAATGAAGCTGGCATGTGCTAGTTTTCCAGAAGATAAGCTTATAGAACTTGAAAAAAATTTGGTATCCCAAAGACACATTGCTGGAAAACAAAATTTAGAAAAAGAATTTCATAATTTAGATATTAGATTTCATGGGATAATATTTGAAGGAGTCAATTTAGAAGAAGTGTGGAAGGGTATATTAAAGATAAGTACTCATTATAATAGATTGAGATTGATTTCTGAAATAAGATATTCTAATAAAGTTTTTATTGAACAACATGAGCAGTTTTTTAACATCATAAAGAATAAAGATGTTGATAGTGTTGAAATGCTCATAAATGATCATGTTAGTAACCCTAAAAAAGGCTGGGAAAGTATTTTTAATGAGGATTCTCAATATAAGGATTATTTTAAGTAG